The genome window GATTTGAGGAAACAGCCGACGAGATCATCAACCTGATTCGCGAGTTGGACTTTCCACTTTCCCATTGCCAGGGAATCATTGCCACCCATGCCGATGTGGATCATATCCAGGCCCTGGCGCGGTTCAAGGCATTGCTCAAGGCGCCGGTCTTTTCACATCAGCTGGCGGCGGAACCACTGGAAACGGGTGATCGATTAAAAACCTTTGCCGAGGTCATCCCCCAAAAAATCGACTTAAAAATGCCTCCCGTCAAAATCGATCATTTGATTGACGAAGGGGACAAAGTCAAAGTGGGAGATTTAGAGCTGGAAGTCTGGCACACCCCCGGCCATACCGATAGTCAATTGAGCTTTCGGTTGGGTCAATTGCTCTTTAGCGGCGATAACATTTATCGCGATGGCTGCGTGGGCGCGATCGACGCGCATCACGGCAGTGATATCGCCGACTTTTTACGTTCTCTCGCCCGTATTCGCCGTAGCGATGTCGAATGGCTACTCCCCAGTCACGGGCCAATTTTTAAGAAAGACAATGCGTTGTTGGATCGGGCGATTCAACGGCTAGAAGGTTATCTACACATGGCGGATTGGGGAACCTGCGCCGCCGACTGGCCCTTGATGGACCAGTGGGATATCGAGCTAGCGCGGGGGGAATTTCCCCTTGGAAAAGCGGCGACCTAGCTCCGCCACGTGCTAGCACGGCAGTCGCCAGCAAAATGCTCTCGACAAATTAGGCCGCCTCGCTATTCTTTGGCGGACAAAATTTATCCCGTTTGCTCCTCTTAGGGGCAAATTCTTGGCTAGTCCGCAGGAGGCGGGCCATGCCCTTAAGCGCATTTCCTTTTTCCCGCTGTTTTCCTTGGGCATTGATCGCGATGATTTTCGCGGCTGGTGGCTGTCGGAATGCGCCCGCTCCATTTGATCCGTTTGCCGGTTCTAACCGGATGCCCCCTCCCAATACCGGCGCGTTTACGCCCACAATGGCTCCGGGGGCATATTCACCCACCGCTCCGGGGTATGCTCCGGGTGCCCCCCAGACAGTTCCGCAGGGATTTCCACTTAGCAGTACCCCCCCTCCGGGCAATCCGGCCAATCCCAGCGTTTTTGGCGCTCCCGCGCCACCTCCTAATAACCCCGCCTGGAACGGCATGCCCACGGGCACCGCCGCGCCTGTCGCGGCCAACCCCTGGGGCGTGGCCAATCCTAAGTCTGGAAGTTGGGTGGGAGGAGGAAGTTGGGCCGCGCCCAGCGCCAGTGGCGAAAGCCGTGGCTACGAAAGTCCCTCGAGTTCTTTCATGGCGGCGACACCACCCCAAGGACGCCGAGGAGCCATGCAACTGGCGTCAAATTCCGCAGCGATGGGGAGTAATGGAACGCCCAACGCCGGCATGTGGGACTGGATCGCCGGTAGCCCGCGATCCAATAGTTATGCCACACCGCCGAGCATGCCAGCCAGCTATCCCCGTGGAATGCCCATGGGGGGAGCGCCCGGCACGGTCAATCCGGCGGGCTCAATGCCAAATAGCATGGGAGTGGCCGCTACCCCGCCCTATGGTGTGACAACTTCCGCGGCCCCCGGCACGGTGGCGGGTAATTCCGCCACGACGTCCAACGGAAACCCATTTTACGATAATCCATTTCAGTCCGTGGCGGGGCAGGCTGGGCCGAATGCGCCTGCGGGAGGGATGAACGCCGCGCCTAATCCGGGAGCCATAACCACGAATCAACCAAGAACCACCGGCCCGGGCACGGTTCCGTATGTCAGCTTACAAACACCGCCCGCGGGGACGGCGGGGGGGGTGTCGGCGGATCCGTATCAATATCCGGGGCGGCCCCAAAATCGCGTCATGCTGCCAGAAATTGGCCAACTCCCCGAATCGACAAAATTCCGGTGAGAAATGAACATGCCTTCCTAGGAGCGGGAAAATCTCTTTCGGTAGAACATTCCCGGTGGCGGCCTCTGCTTACTCCGCCTTTTGTGGTAAACCGGGCAGCGGTAAATTTAAAAAATTGCCCGACGGTGTGTAGTTGGCCACGACATAGTAGCCGATTAATAAGCCCAATATCGCCGAGACCGCAAATCCTCCCACCACCAAAAGTGTGCTGGTTAACTGGGACCGTTGCCGCTTAACGTTCTTTTCTTCCGCAAGGGGCGCGGCAACCCTGGATGACTCGGCGGGTGGATCCGCTAATCGCCGCGGTACGGTGCCAGGCGGGCGGGAGGTTTGCTGGGCGGGCGGGCGGGGTGCCGGCTGCTGAACCGTGGACGTTGCTGGAGTGGGCGCAGGACTTTGTTCCCGGGAGAAGGATTTTGGCGCTGTGGAGGTAAGCTCGGCGCGGGGGCTGGCGGGTTTGGCCTGCAGGGTTTGTCCGCCACTTGCCTGACTTGTCTGCAAAGACCGCGGCTTTGGCTGTTCCGGGCCGGGATTTGCCGGTGGCGGGGCCATTTTTTTCTCCGCCAGGCGCGGGTTGGAATCTCCCGGCAGCGGCAAATCGTCATCGTCGGACGGGTCGTCTTCGCCCAGCACATCTTCCAGCATGCGTTCAAATTCATTGAGCCCTTTGTCGGACTCGATCGCCGCGCGCCAGCGATTGACGTTTTGGGAGGATGTGGCGGTGGCGGATTGCAGCTCGATCGACACCGACTGCTGGGTGCCGGGGACTTTGGCCGAGACCTTTAAGCAGCCGTTTTCCTGGTATTCATACGTTACCTCGACCGGCCACCGCGCGGGGAGCAGTTCCGGCAGGTCGCGCACGACGGCGCGGCCGATTTGGGAACAATGCGCGGGATTGCGGCTTTCTCCCTCGAGCACATTGACGACAATCGAGCGCTGGTTTTCGCGATAGGTGACAAATTTATCGACCTTGACCGCCGGTAACCGCGTGTTGCGCGGAATTAAAATCACGTTTTCCTTGCGCTGTGTCCGCCGGTCGATCCCTTCGATCCCCAGGCTATGGGCGTTGACATTGCTTACCGCGAATTTTGCCTGACCCGTGGGAGATTTCTTATGCAGTAAATAATCCGCGTACAATGCCGCCCCCCGCGCGACCGCTTCGTCGGGGTGGACTCCTTGTTCCGGCGGTTTACCTGTCAATTCCGTCAGCATCCGGCGGACCATGGGCATCCGGGTGGAACCACCGACCAAGAGCACTTTGTCGATTTGCGGCCAGGTTAATTGCGCGGTTTGGATCAACTGTCGCGCGGTATATGCGGTCCGTTCCAACAGATTTTCGGTCAGCTCCTCAAACAATTGCCGGGTAATCATGACCGGCATGATCCGCTCGGCAAATTGCACTTCAAAAAGCGTTTGGTTGTGCTGGCTGAGTGATTGTTTGACCAGCTCCGCCTGCAGGATCAGATTGCCGCGCATTTGCGCGTCAGTGCGGGGGTCAATTTGGAACGACTCTTGAAATTTGTCGGCGGCATAGTTGGCCAGGGCCTCGTCCCAGTCCCGTCCCCCCAGTTGCACATCGCCATCGGTCGCCAAGGTGCGGATATCGCCGGGCTGCATTTCCAGGAGTGTGACATCAAAAGTTCCCCCTCCCAGGTCGTACACCAAGACGCGCAACGTATCGCGCGATCCGCCGGTCTGGCGGTCCAAATATCCTAGCTCCTCGCCATACGCTAGCGCGGCGGCGGTCGGTTCATTGACAATGTCCAACACATTAATGCCCGCCATCTCTCCCGCGCGGGTGGTGGCGCGGCGGCGCGGTTCGTCAAAGTAGGCAGGGACGGTGATCACCGCCGCCAGATCTTGCCCGTGGATCAACACGGCGTCATTTTTGAGTCGCTTGAGGATGCACGATTGAATGACTTCGGGGGGCAAGGCCGACCCGCGAATCAATTGCGAAAATTTCCGCTTTCCCATGTCCCGCTTGGCGCATATCGCCGCGCGACTATGGTCCATCAGCGCTAGTTCCTTGGCCGTGCGCCCCACCACGACCTCTTCATCCGCAAAGAACACCACGCTGGGGGTGATTAACTGTCCCTGGGAATTGGGAACCATGACCGTCCGGCCCGCCGCGTCCAGCGTGGCGACCGCGGAGTTGGTCGTGCCCAGGTCAATTCCCAGTGGACGTGGCATCATGATGAACGATGAATCGAAATTTGGATTTTCAGGGATTCGGCAATCAACTTAGTGTCAAAGTCCCAGGGGCGTCTAGCCGCCGGGCAGGTCAAGTTACCGGTTTGTGACAAAATCGTCGCATAAATCGGCTAAACGGCCGCAATCCAGACTTCCCCTTTGCCCGCCGCCAATAAATCTCCATGAAACAATCGTAATTTGCCCTGTAACTCTTCGCAAATTCGCGTCAATTTAGTCCCCAGGGAAAATGCGCCATTCTGCCCCAGCAGGTCATTTCTCACGATAAAGTTGCGCAAATGCCGGGCAAGTAAGTTGAACACCACGGGTTGGCCCTGGTAGCCAGGCACAAATCGGCCGGGGGTCAGGCAATCAGGAAAAGGTAGTTTGGTAAAAGGTTGGACAGCGGGGAGGTCTTTCAATTCCCCTTTGGGTAAATCTTTTGCCAGAATGCCAATCGTCCCCCGCCGCATCCCCTGGCCCATGCGGGGTCCGGCGGTCCCGCCGATAATGATTGTCCCGGCCCGTTGGAAAAGTCCCGCCTCGGCCGCGGCGTTTCCGCCGATAACCAGCAAACCTCGGCGTTGATACTGGCCGGCATGGTTTCCCACTGAACCGCCAATGAGCACTGTTCCTCCCCGCTGTCCGCGTAAACTCCCGGCAAAGCAGCCCGCGGTATTATTACCAGTGTTGCCCTCTATCACGAGCGTGCCGCCAGACATTTGGCATCCCGCGCCATGGCCGGCATCCCCTAGGATAGAGATTTGCCCCGCGCTCATTTCCGCTCCGCAAAAATCGCCAACACTACCCCTGACGGATATCGACCCACCCGCCAACCCCCCACCCAGCCAATCCAGCCAAGAGATATCTCCCGCGATGATCAGTGTCTGGTCCGCGCCATCTCCCGTGATACTAAAGCACTCCCCCGTCGTGCGTGTGCGATTGCCGATTTGCAGGGGCAATTGGGCGATTTGCTCGGTGGTAAGGGAGAAGAATTCGGGAAACCGCCACGCCCGCGCGTCGCCACGGAGGTTGGCTGTGCTGGGCTGGGGGGAGATCGGCGCGGCCAGGGGAGTTAACGTTAGCGGCATGGATGATTCATGGGCCTGGGATTGAATCCGTTTTATCAGCAAAGAACGGGATCATTTTTGGCTAGGCTTACAAGAGGGGATGAGTTTATTTCGCGGTTGTCGCGGCCATTTCCGGCTGAATACGACCTTCTCCTCCGCTAGGCCCACCGCACAGCTCTATTAGGCAGTGGGCGGTGCGTTCCGCCGCCTTGCCATCTAACCGATTAAACTGTTGCCGCACAATCGCGGCGCGCTCGGCTTGGTGCAAATGGGGGTTTTGCAGGTAGTTTTGGGCTAGTGTGATAAATTCAGCGGGAGAGTGGGCCAGCGCGACGCCCCCCGTCTCCAACAATTTTGCGTAATGCGTGTAGTGGGCAAAGCGAGCGACACTTTTGGCGGGATCGGCCAGGGGAGTTTCGCCATCAAAAAACGTATTGATGATCGGC of Pirellulales bacterium contains these proteins:
- a CDS encoding MBL fold metallo-hydrolase — its product is MLPRKPVFPHVIEMNYQAGQRLGCNVYLVYDHNEWVLIDVGFEETADEIINLIRELDFPLSHCQGIIATHADVDHIQALARFKALLKAPVFSHQLAAEPLETGDRLKTFAEVIPQKIDLKMPPVKIDHLIDEGDKVKVGDLELEVWHTPGHTDSQLSFRLGQLLFSGDNIYRDGCVGAIDAHHGSDIADFLRSLARIRRSDVEWLLPSHGPIFKKDNALLDRAIQRLEGYLHMADWGTCAADWPLMDQWDIELARGEFPLGKAAT
- a CDS encoding Hsp70 family protein gives rise to the protein MMPRPLGIDLGTTNSAVATLDAAGRTVMVPNSQGQLITPSVVFFADEEVVVGRTAKELALMDHSRAAICAKRDMGKRKFSQLIRGSALPPEVIQSCILKRLKNDAVLIHGQDLAAVITVPAYFDEPRRRATTRAGEMAGINVLDIVNEPTAAALAYGEELGYLDRQTGGSRDTLRVLVYDLGGGTFDVTLLEMQPGDIRTLATDGDVQLGGRDWDEALANYAADKFQESFQIDPRTDAQMRGNLILQAELVKQSLSQHNQTLFEVQFAERIMPVMITRQLFEELTENLLERTAYTARQLIQTAQLTWPQIDKVLLVGGSTRMPMVRRMLTELTGKPPEQGVHPDEAVARGAALYADYLLHKKSPTGQAKFAVSNVNAHSLGIEGIDRRTQRKENVILIPRNTRLPAVKVDKFVTYRENQRSIVVNVLEGESRNPAHCSQIGRAVVRDLPELLPARWPVEVTYEYQENGCLKVSAKVPGTQQSVSIELQSATATSSQNVNRWRAAIESDKGLNEFERMLEDVLGEDDPSDDDDLPLPGDSNPRLAEKKMAPPPANPGPEQPKPRSLQTSQASGGQTLQAKPASPRAELTSTAPKSFSREQSPAPTPATSTVQQPAPRPPAQQTSRPPGTVPRRLADPPAESSRVAAPLAEEKNVKRQRSQLTSTLLVVGGFAVSAILGLLIGYYVVANYTPSGNFLNLPLPGLPQKAE
- a CDS encoding formylmethanofuran dehydrogenase subunit C — encoded protein: MPLTLTPLAAPISPQPSTANLRGDARAWRFPEFFSLTTEQIAQLPLQIGNRTRTTGECFSITGDGADQTLIIAGDISWLDWLGGGLAGGSISVRGSVGDFCGAEMSAGQISILGDAGHGAGCQMSGGTLVIEGNTGNNTAGCFAGSLRGQRGGTVLIGGSVGNHAGQYQRRGLLVIGGNAAAEAGLFQRAGTIIIGGTAGPRMGQGMRRGTIGILAKDLPKGELKDLPAVQPFTKLPFPDCLTPGRFVPGYQGQPVVFNLLARHLRNFIVRNDLLGQNGAFSLGTKLTRICEELQGKLRLFHGDLLAAGKGEVWIAAV